The genomic segment GTTCAGCTATTGCGACGCGACGGCTTTGAGAATGTTTCGCAGGCCGTGGGCAGTGGTTTATAGTTCATATCTAGGTAGATGTGAGCATGGATTGCACTCTACAGTGCACTGAGTTCAGTCATTCTCAGCTGCTTCATTCATTGGATAGAGCATAATGCATGAAGCAGCTGAGGATCATGCGCGTACAGGAACAGTCCTTTTCTTGGACGCGTTAATAAGGTCATTAAGGCATTCCTCAACACACGTTCTCTGCTGTGCTCAATCTCTTGCGCATCCAAACCCTTAGCGCGTAAACGTGCAACCCCAGCGAAGGCTGCCTGATCCTGATAGGCATCCGGCTTCACGCATAAGGTCCCTTGTTCACTTAATACATTCGATGGTCCAAGAATTACTCCTGCCCAGTCGAGGTCCAAACCTTGAATGGTATATACCGAACCCACCTCATTAAGAGTTTCTGGCCGCTGCGGCCAAGCCAGCGATGCCTGTGGAACATAGCGATCCCAAGGTATATGTAGGCCTGGCTCGTCAATAAAATAATCGGCTCCGTCAAGACGATATGGATAATCATAGGTACTCAATAGACGTGCTGAACCTCTACTTGATCGCTCGACTATCGCATCGCGCATCTTCCCCGCATCGGCAAAAACCTTCATTTCAAAACCCTGGTCTTCAGACGGAGGAGGAGACACCACACTATCTTCGTCCAGCAATGATTCAATCCAATTCCTCACACCCAAAGAAGCACCCATCCGGTGTTGTGTGCCCAAATTTATATTGATGACTTCTGCATCATTGAGTGCCTCAGACAACACATCGTCGTTCCACATACTGCGTAAGCGCAGCACCTGTGCCTCGTCATATGCGATAACAGTAATCTTGCTGAGCCGAACGATTTCCTTCAGCTGGTTTTCTGCACGAAAGTGCATATAAGGATTCGGCTGGGTCAGCAACAGATGTGCCTCATCTACCAGAGCGATATCCGCCCCTTTCCCGTTGCGGTCAGCAGTATTGATATATGGAGTTGGCCGAAGCACCTGGGACTTACGTAATTGAGGATTGTTACCAGCAATGTCTTTGTACCGTTTCCACATTTGCGCGTGATTGACCATAATGCGCACATCTATGCCAGATAGTGCATCTGCAGATGGAATCTCATCAGATTGATGCATTCGACTTCGAGAGGACAACGCTACAAACAATGATGTCAGCAGTACACTCTTACCGGTTCCAGCAGCACCTTGAATTACTACAACGACATGAGGAGAATCAAAGCCGCGGTTTGAACAGGTTCCGCTGAGCCGTTGCTCACACAGGGCAATAATGCTGTTCAAAGCAGACTGTTGGTCTGTATCTAATGTATACGTGCTCACACCACGGGACTCTAATCCACTTGAAGGACCACTCTAATAACAACGAAGCTGACTGTTTTACGGTCAGCTTCTGGTACCACTATCAGTGAACTTAAGAACATCTATCAGCGCTTAGTTCCATATGCGCCACGTATATATTGTTCAGGGTAAGGAATCTCAGTTTTTCTCAGACCAAGCTTGTACCCGGCACGCAACGGCCAGTATGGATCACGCAGAGCAGCTCTGCCGATTTCGACAGCATCTGCCTGCTCTTTGTGCACAATACGCGCTGCCTGCTTCGCCTTAGTAATTAATCCAACAGCAGTTGTTGGTATCAAAGCCTTTTGACGCACTTCCTGAGCAAAAGGCACCTGATAGTTAGGTTGTGCTGGAATAGTTACTCCCGAAATAATGCCGCCGGTTGAAACATCTACCAAATCAACGCCATGAGCCTTCATAACCTTCGCCGTTTCGATACTCTGGTCAAGATCCCACCCACCAGCAGCCCAATCGGTTGCAGAAATACGAACCAACAATGGCATTCCCTCGGGAATCACGGAGCGTACCGCATCAACAATGTCAATCAGGAATCGCATCCGATTTTCCAAAGGACCACCGTACTCATCAGTACGCTGATTACTCAGCGGATCCAAGAACTGCGAAATCAGATATCCGTGCGCAGCATGAAGCTCAATTGCTTCGAAGCCCACACTCACCGCTCTGCCAGCAGCATATTTGAACTGATCTACGATCCCATGGATTTCGTCAATACTGAGTTCGCGAGGAACGTCATAATGTCCATAGGGAATAGCACTTGGTGCTACAGTCGGCCAGCCACCCTCGTCTTGAGGAACGGTAGCATTGATATGCCCTGTGGAGAAGCAGCCAGTAGAAGCCTTACGACCCGCGTGATTGAGCTGCACCGCTGCAACAGCACCAGCCTTTTTTACATCGTCTACAATCCAACGCCAGGCATCAATCTGCCCGTCCTCCCAAAGGCCTAAATCACACGGTGAGATACGTCCCTCAGCACTGACTGCTGTTGACTCAGCAATCACCATGCCAAAGCCACCTAATGCGCGAGAGACATAGTGCTGATAGTGAAATTGCGTTGGTCTGCCATCTTGCCCAAACGCCGAATACGTGTCCATAGGAGGCATCCAGATGCGGTTTCGCGTAGTCACCCCACGCAAAGTCAGAGGAGAAAACAAATCCGGCGCCTCGACAGTGTTGATATTTTTGGAGCCTTTGCGCGATTTATTCCGCTGTTTTTTTACTTTATTGTTGCCCTTGGTCTGGCTACTCGCAGAATGGTCATCGTGATCAAGCGAAGGATCAGTGGACTTACCCACAGCAGATGCGGCATCTAGAGCGTCCCATTCCTCTGCGTGTTGCTGAAGTTCCTCAGATACGGTATCCCGCGTAGATTGAACATTCTCATCATCAGTAGTATCGAAAGCCACATCGTCTTGTTGTGCCATGTCAGACCTTCCTTTGTCCCAGCGGTGCTGCAATGAGCAGACTTGTAGCTATTCTACTTCCGTTACCTCAAGCAATACAGAACAAGTCTTGCAAAACAACAAACCCTGTTTTGCATCGAAATGCAAAACAGGATCGCAGATGTGATGAGATTGGGGTGTTTAAGACAGCAACGTCAAACTAATTATTCGTGGATGAGCTGGATGAGCTCGTCCCCGAGCTGGTGGTTGCCGCACCCATGTACTTCGCATCAGCATTTCCATAACTGTTGTCAATCGGAGTGTTGGTATCTGCAAGGTAACTATTCATGAAGGCTTTCCAAGCTGGCGTAGCTATATACGCACCATACCAAGTGCTGTGATACACACCATTGATGGTTTTATTGTTGAAAGACTTTTGAGATTCCGCATTACCGACAGCAACATATGCAGCTACTGAAGGAACGAAACCACCAGTAAGCATATAGGTATCTTCATTCGTTCCAGTTTTAGCAAAGGTTTTGCGACCACCATCTAGCTGTGTTGTTGCAGCCTCACCATCAGATTGCACAACACCCTGATTCATTGCATATGCAACGGTTTGTGCAATTCCTGAATCGATAGCTTGATGACAGTTAGCAGAAGGAACTTTGAGCTGGTTACCGTCTTTGTCCACAACTTTTTTCAAGGCGATAGGTGTGCATTCGACTCCATTTGCAGCAATAGTCGCATAGACGTTTGCCATAGTCAGAGGAGAAGCCTGAACGGTTCCAATAACCATAGGAGGATTGTAAGAATTCGACGAGAAGATATCTTCTTGACCTTCGGGGGAATTGTGATAACCCAT from the Bifidobacterium sp. genome contains:
- a CDS encoding DUF2075 domain-containing protein codes for the protein MSTYTLDTDQQSALNSIIALCEQRLSGTCSNRGFDSPHVVVVIQGAAGTGKSVLLTSLFVALSSRSRMHQSDEIPSADALSGIDVRIMVNHAQMWKRYKDIAGNNPQLRKSQVLRPTPYINTADRNGKGADIALVDEAHLLLTQPNPYMHFRAENQLKEIVRLSKITVIAYDEAQVLRLRSMWNDDVLSEALNDAEVININLGTQHRMGASLGVRNWIESLLDEDSVVSPPPSEDQGFEMKVFADAGKMRDAIVERSSRGSARLLSTYDYPYRLDGADYFIDEPGLHIPWDRYVPQASLAWPQRPETLNEVGSVYTIQGLDLDWAGVILGPSNVLSEQGTLCVKPDAYQDQAAFAGVARLRAKGLDAQEIEHSRERVLRNALMTLLTRPRKGLFLYAHDPQLLHALCSIQ
- a CDS encoding NADH:flavin oxidoreductase/NADH oxidase, with the protein product MAQQDDVAFDTTDDENVQSTRDTVSEELQQHAEEWDALDAASAVGKSTDPSLDHDDHSASSQTKGNNKVKKQRNKSRKGSKNINTVEAPDLFSPLTLRGVTTRNRIWMPPMDTYSAFGQDGRPTQFHYQHYVSRALGGFGMVIAESTAVSAEGRISPCDLGLWEDGQIDAWRWIVDDVKKAGAVAAVQLNHAGRKASTGCFSTGHINATVPQDEGGWPTVAPSAIPYGHYDVPRELSIDEIHGIVDQFKYAAGRAVSVGFEAIELHAAHGYLISQFLDPLSNQRTDEYGGPLENRMRFLIDIVDAVRSVIPEGMPLLVRISATDWAAGGWDLDQSIETAKVMKAHGVDLVDVSTGGIISGVTIPAQPNYQVPFAQEVRQKALIPTTAVGLITKAKQAARIVHKEQADAVEIGRAALRDPYWPLRAGYKLGLRKTEIPYPEQYIRGAYGTKR